A genomic region of Rhipicephalus sanguineus isolate Rsan-2018 chromosome 1, BIME_Rsan_1.4, whole genome shotgun sequence contains the following coding sequences:
- the LOC119404586 gene encoding glycogen-binding subunit 76A, with product MTPSEWQSSCAIGLASCRLRAEYLARQLYCKPFTSMDDRPTAVVRCPPCRQQTQSSTSVNGSTGSWPSPPAAQDASNFLVRTGRALYDRLFSLLQDQASDCVVQYCEQGSNADDPSPSSSVDEPADALASEQTALVAADSCGRNAVVVEEPRSAALSERLPQSPAVVSDAVPGLPPELEVKSAENVKGDAEEEPRRYPAERDVVRAALAHRVPDDSFPFPIVQELVRPGVLVHNESDSSCDLSDDAFHDAADGLAEEFRDGSGSSETSTEEKALVTPNESAKAAAAAAAPDNAPTTTDNVAKISSPASSPPAISSVATSPTAESLSTSGSSSAQGASPSRPRSSRFSKHRFAEAPPCKVTPKPPAQPEHAVDESSSSSSETLSPVVDTKMPPATPPKRDSADSDDDESGRAVLVRSTSLKSGKSPPGTPFKKKIVRFADALGLDLAAVRTIVSEELPFVPASAFTHLQLAPLVRSPPPCTLELKALFSQPGASPTFMTRLTSQRVCLESVVSSGCALHAVIRVLNVAFEKLVVLRYSLDNWRSFCDLRAVYLPGSSDGISDRFGVDVYLTPQGDAQLQMCVRYVVGDQEYWDNNDGANYCFEFRDSPKDEPEVTPLMNYL from the coding sequence ATGACCCCGAGCGAATGGCAGTCCTCGTGCGCGATTGGGCTCGCTAGCTGCCGGCTCCGCGCCGAGTATCTGGCAAGGCAACTTTACTGCAAGCCTTTCACTTCCATGGATGACCGGCCCACTGCTGTGGTGCGCTGTCCGCCGTGCCGTCAACAGACGCAGTCGTCCACTTCTGTCAACGGCTCGACAGGATCCTGGCCCAGCCCCCCGGCGGCGCAAGACGCCTCCAACTTCCTGGTGCGTACTGGCCGCGCTCTCTACGACCGGCTCTTTTCCTTGCTCCAAGATCAAGCCAGCGACTGCGTCGTTCAGTACTGCGAGCAGGGTTCCAACGCGGATGACCCTTCGCCGTCGTCTTCTGTCGACGAACCTGCCGACGCACTGGCGTCTGAGCAAACAGCCCTGGTTGCTGCTGACTCGTGCGGCCGGAACGCTGTTGTCGTAGAGGAACCCCGAAGCGCCGCTTTGTCTGAGCGCCTGCCTCAGAGCCCCGCCGTCGTTTCCGACGCGGTGCCCGGCCTCCCTCCCGAGCTGGAGGTCAAAAGCGCTGAGAATGTGAAAGGTGATGCAGAAGAGGAGCCGCGCCGCTACCCAGCTGAGCGAGACGTAGTGCGCGCCGCTCTGGCACATCGCGTCCCGGACGACAGCTTTCCCTTCCCTATCGTGCAAGAGCTGGTTCGGCCTGGCGTGCTAGTGCACAACGAGAGCGACTCCTCGTGCGACCTCTCCGATGACGCCTTTCACGACGCCGCTGACGGGCTGGCCGAGGAATTTCGCGATGGTAGCGGTTCATCAGAGACCAGCACCGAGGAAAAGGCACTCGTCACGCCGAATGAGTCTGccaaggctgctgctgctgctgctgccccgGACAACGCTCCTACCACCACTGACAACGTGGCCAAAATCTCTTCTCCGGCTTCCTCGCCTCCCGCCATTTCGTCGGTGGCCACTTCACCCACTGCGGAATCCTTGTCAACCAGCGGCAGCAGCTCGGCACAGGGGGCGTCTCCGAGCCGGCCACGGTCATCGCGCTTCTCGAAGCATCGTTTCGCCGAGGCTCCCCCATGTAAGGTGACACCCAAGCCACCTGCACAGCCGGAGCATGCGGTTGAcgagtcgtcgtcgtcctcgtccGAGACGCTGTCACCCGTCGTAGACACCAAGATGCCGCCGGCCACTCCGCCCAAGCGGGACTCCGCAGACAGCGACGATGATGAGAGTGGCCGCGCCGTCCTGGTTCGCAGCACGTCGCTCAAGAGCGGCAAGAGTCCACCGGGTACGCCGTTCAAGAAGAAGATCGTGCGCTTCGCCGACGCACTGGGTCTCGACCTGGCTGCCGTGCGAACCATCGTGTCCGAGGAGCTGCCCTTTGTACCGGCCTCCGCCTTCACACACCTCCAGCTGGCGCCGCTCGTGCGGTCACCACCTCCGTGCACGCTCGAGCTGAAGGCGCTGTTCTCGCAGCCCGGCGCCAGTCCAACCTTCATGACCCGGCTGACGAGCCAACGCGTCTGCCTCGAGTCGGTTGTGTCGTCGGGCTGCGCCCTTCACGCTGTCATACGGGTGTTGAACGTGGCCTTCGAGAAGCTGGTGGTACTGCGCTACTCGCTGGACAACTGGCGGTCCTTCTGCGACCTGCGTGCCGTCTACCTGCCGGGCTCGTCGGACGGCATCTCGGACCGCTTCGGTGTCGACGTCTACCTCACGCCCCAAGGCGACGCGCAGCTGCAGATGTGCGTGCGCTACGTGGTCGGAGACCAGGAGTACTGGGACAATAATGACGGCGCTAACTACTGCTTCGAGTTCCGGGACTCCCCTAAAGACGAGCCCGAAGTGACGCCCCTGATGAACTACCTCTGA